From a single Nicotiana tomentosiformis chromosome 2, ASM39032v3, whole genome shotgun sequence genomic region:
- the LOC104115608 gene encoding uncharacterized protein isoform X2, giving the protein MASIRRLARALHSHYRALASPSPILQLPPHNELVFTGTFGCHRHTFYSRSLPSTAIPAILAGLLGVGGLDVAYADSNEVSPKVPASDSLPTPSHNPLEETAKKERRRLENLLKSKGVQYGSYPRFTVAVKGQKVTIKFQVPPTCEIPLLIANLVSRLGVKLEDPSAASNMMLRAWDSGVAWQLALSRPQKKNETAAEQAGGKDTNPYEGELCILMFRPLISADKAEIEFMKPGSFTDEELDALVSVLQLAGQQKTVDLGARGDADRVPSVDKTVATLESMGVKIFGINASNSGNPKADIAWDNIAGYSLQKREIEDTILLALQSPEVYDDIARGTRRKFETNRPRAVLFEGPPGTGKTSCARVIANQAGVPLLYVPLEIIMSKYYGESERLLGKVFSLANDLPNGAIVFLDEVDSFATARDGETHEATRRLLSVLLRQIDGFEQEKKVVVVAATNRKQDLDPALISRFDSMIRFPLPDQQTRQEIAAQYAKHLTDSELSEFARATEGLSGRDMRDVCQQAERHWASKIIRGQAPKDEGIGGSLPPLQDYIDSARNRQRALLDIEIQNRSMNPAAKKPQFDFV; this is encoded by the exons ATGGCGTCAATAAGGCGTCTCGCGAGAGCTCTTCACTCTCATTACAGAGCCCTAGCTTCTCCTTCTCCTATCCTTCAACTCCCTCCGCACAATG AATTAGTGTTTACAGGAACTTTTGGGTGTCATAGACATACATTTTATTCAAGATCGTTGCCTTCAACTGCTATTCCTGCCATTTTAGCTGGACTGCTTGGAGTTGGAGGCTTGGATGTAGCTTATGCAGATTCTAATGAG GTTAGTCCCAAAGTTCCGGCTTCTGATTCTCTTCCAACTCCAAGCCACAATCCCCTTGAAGAAACAGCAAAAAAGGAGAGACGTAGATTAGAAAACCTGCTCAAGAGCAAAGGAGTGCAGTATGGTTCTTATCCTCGTTTTACTGTTGCTGTAAAGGGTCAAAAG GTCACTATCAAGTTCCAAGTTCCTCCAACCTGTGAAATTCCGCTACTAATTGCAAATCTTGTTTCACGACTTGGGGTAAAACTTGAAGATCCTAGTGCAGCATCAAATATGATGTTACGGGCATGGGACAG TGGGGTTGCCTGGCAACTGGCACTTAGCCGTCCTCAGAAGAAAAATGAAACTGCAGCGGAGCAGGCAGGAGGAAAGGATACAAATCCTTATGAGGGAGAATTATGCATTCTCATGTTTCGTCCACTCATTAGCGCCGACAAAGCT GAAATTGAGTTTATGAAGCCTGGGAGCTTTACTGATGAGGAACTTGACGCTTTGGTATCTGTGCTACAACTAGCAGGACAACAAAAAACAGTGGACTTGGGAGCAAGAGGGGATGCTGATCGAGTTCCTTCTGTAGATAAAACAGTTGCTACTCTAGAGTCTATGGGAGTAAAAATCTTTGGTATTAATGCGTCCAATAGTGGTAATCCAAAAGCTGATATTGCCTGGGATAATATTGCTGGATATAGTTTGCAGAAACG GGAAATTGAAGATACAATATTGCTAGCTTTGCAAAGTCCTGAAGTATATGATGATATTGCTCGTGGGACCCGGCGCAAATTTGAGACGAACAGGCCCCGAGCAGTCTTATTTGAAGGTCCACCAG GTACTGGAAAGACATCCTGTGCACGTGTTATAGCTAATCAAGCG GGTGTGCCATTGTTATATGTGccgttggaaattattatgtcaAAGTATTATGGTGAAAGTGAACGCCTGTTAGGGAAGGTGTTCTCACTTGCCAATGATCTCCCAAATGGTGCTATAGTGTTCCTTGATGAG GTTGATTCTTTTGCCACTGCTCGTGATGGCGAAACACATGAAGCAACACGCAGACTTTTGTCAGTGCTATTACGGCAG ATTGATGGATTCGAGCAGGAGAAGAAAGTAGTGGTAGTGGCTGCTACTAATAGAAAGCAAGACCTTGATCCTGCTTTAATTAG CCGATTTGATTCCATGATTAGATTTCCGCTACCTGATCAACAGACTCGTCAGGAAATAGCCGCACAGTATGCAAAGCATTTGACAGACTCTGAATTATCTGAATTTGCAAGAGCCACGGAAGG ATTGTCTGGGCGGGACATGAGGGATGTCTGTCAGCAAGCAGAGAGACATTGGGCATCAAAG ATCATTCGTGGTCAAGCTCCTAAAGATGAAGGTATTGGCGGTTCTCTTCCCCCTCTCCAAGACTACATTGATAGTGCTAGGAACCGGCAAAGAGCTCTGCTTGATATTGAAATTCAGAACCGAAGCATGAATCCTGCTGCAAAGAAGCCTCAGTTTGATTTTGTATAA
- the LOC104115608 gene encoding uncharacterized protein isoform X4, translating to MASIRRLARALHSHYRALASPSPILQLPPHNGTFGCHRHTFYSRSLPSTAIPAILAGLLGVGGLDVAYADSNEVSPKVPASDSLPTPSHNPLEETAKKERRRLENLLKSKGVQYGSYPRFTVAVKGQKVTIKFQVPPTCEIPLLIANLVSRLGVKLEDPSAASNMMLRAWDSGVAWQLALSRPQKKNETAAEQAGGKDTNPYEGELCILMFRPLISADKAEIEFMKPGSFTDEELDALVSVLQLAGQQKTVDLGARGDADRVPSVDKTVATLESMGVKIFGINASNSGNPKADIAWDNIAGYSLQKREIEDTILLALQSPEVYDDIARGTRRKFETNRPRAVLFEGPPGTGKTSCARVIANQAGVPLLYVPLEIIMSKYYGESERLLGKVFSLANDLPNGAIVFLDEVDSFATARDGETHEATRRLLSVLLRQIDGFEQEKKVVVVAATNRKQDLDPALISRFDSMIRFPLPDQQTRQEIAAQYAKHLTDSELSEFARATEGLSGRDMRDVCQQAERHWASKIIRGQAPKDEGIGGSLPPLQDYIDSARNRQRALLDIEIQNRSMNPAAKKPQFDFV from the exons ATGGCGTCAATAAGGCGTCTCGCGAGAGCTCTTCACTCTCATTACAGAGCCCTAGCTTCTCCTTCTCCTATCCTTCAACTCCCTCCGCACAATG GAACTTTTGGGTGTCATAGACATACATTTTATTCAAGATCGTTGCCTTCAACTGCTATTCCTGCCATTTTAGCTGGACTGCTTGGAGTTGGAGGCTTGGATGTAGCTTATGCAGATTCTAATGAG GTTAGTCCCAAAGTTCCGGCTTCTGATTCTCTTCCAACTCCAAGCCACAATCCCCTTGAAGAAACAGCAAAAAAGGAGAGACGTAGATTAGAAAACCTGCTCAAGAGCAAAGGAGTGCAGTATGGTTCTTATCCTCGTTTTACTGTTGCTGTAAAGGGTCAAAAG GTCACTATCAAGTTCCAAGTTCCTCCAACCTGTGAAATTCCGCTACTAATTGCAAATCTTGTTTCACGACTTGGGGTAAAACTTGAAGATCCTAGTGCAGCATCAAATATGATGTTACGGGCATGGGACAG TGGGGTTGCCTGGCAACTGGCACTTAGCCGTCCTCAGAAGAAAAATGAAACTGCAGCGGAGCAGGCAGGAGGAAAGGATACAAATCCTTATGAGGGAGAATTATGCATTCTCATGTTTCGTCCACTCATTAGCGCCGACAAAGCT GAAATTGAGTTTATGAAGCCTGGGAGCTTTACTGATGAGGAACTTGACGCTTTGGTATCTGTGCTACAACTAGCAGGACAACAAAAAACAGTGGACTTGGGAGCAAGAGGGGATGCTGATCGAGTTCCTTCTGTAGATAAAACAGTTGCTACTCTAGAGTCTATGGGAGTAAAAATCTTTGGTATTAATGCGTCCAATAGTGGTAATCCAAAAGCTGATATTGCCTGGGATAATATTGCTGGATATAGTTTGCAGAAACG GGAAATTGAAGATACAATATTGCTAGCTTTGCAAAGTCCTGAAGTATATGATGATATTGCTCGTGGGACCCGGCGCAAATTTGAGACGAACAGGCCCCGAGCAGTCTTATTTGAAGGTCCACCAG GTACTGGAAAGACATCCTGTGCACGTGTTATAGCTAATCAAGCG GGTGTGCCATTGTTATATGTGccgttggaaattattatgtcaAAGTATTATGGTGAAAGTGAACGCCTGTTAGGGAAGGTGTTCTCACTTGCCAATGATCTCCCAAATGGTGCTATAGTGTTCCTTGATGAG GTTGATTCTTTTGCCACTGCTCGTGATGGCGAAACACATGAAGCAACACGCAGACTTTTGTCAGTGCTATTACGGCAG ATTGATGGATTCGAGCAGGAGAAGAAAGTAGTGGTAGTGGCTGCTACTAATAGAAAGCAAGACCTTGATCCTGCTTTAATTAG CCGATTTGATTCCATGATTAGATTTCCGCTACCTGATCAACAGACTCGTCAGGAAATAGCCGCACAGTATGCAAAGCATTTGACAGACTCTGAATTATCTGAATTTGCAAGAGCCACGGAAGG ATTGTCTGGGCGGGACATGAGGGATGTCTGTCAGCAAGCAGAGAGACATTGGGCATCAAAG ATCATTCGTGGTCAAGCTCCTAAAGATGAAGGTATTGGCGGTTCTCTTCCCCCTCTCCAAGACTACATTGATAGTGCTAGGAACCGGCAAAGAGCTCTGCTTGATATTGAAATTCAGAACCGAAGCATGAATCCTGCTGCAAAGAAGCCTCAGTTTGATTTTGTATAA
- the LOC104115608 gene encoding uncharacterized protein isoform X3, whose translation MASIRRLARALHSHYRALASPSPILQLPPHNVFTGTFGCHRHTFYSRSLPSTAIPAILAGLLGVGGLDVAYADSNEVSPKVPASDSLPTPSHNPLEETAKKERRRLENLLKSKGVQYGSYPRFTVAVKGQKVTIKFQVPPTCEIPLLIANLVSRLGVKLEDPSAASNMMLRAWDSGVAWQLALSRPQKKNETAAEQAGGKDTNPYEGELCILMFRPLISADKAEIEFMKPGSFTDEELDALVSVLQLAGQQKTVDLGARGDADRVPSVDKTVATLESMGVKIFGINASNSGNPKADIAWDNIAGYSLQKREIEDTILLALQSPEVYDDIARGTRRKFETNRPRAVLFEGPPGTGKTSCARVIANQAGVPLLYVPLEIIMSKYYGESERLLGKVFSLANDLPNGAIVFLDEVDSFATARDGETHEATRRLLSVLLRQIDGFEQEKKVVVVAATNRKQDLDPALISRFDSMIRFPLPDQQTRQEIAAQYAKHLTDSELSEFARATEGLSGRDMRDVCQQAERHWASKIIRGQAPKDEGIGGSLPPLQDYIDSARNRQRALLDIEIQNRSMNPAAKKPQFDFV comes from the exons ATGGCGTCAATAAGGCGTCTCGCGAGAGCTCTTCACTCTCATTACAGAGCCCTAGCTTCTCCTTCTCCTATCCTTCAACTCCCTCCGCACAATG TGTTTACAGGAACTTTTGGGTGTCATAGACATACATTTTATTCAAGATCGTTGCCTTCAACTGCTATTCCTGCCATTTTAGCTGGACTGCTTGGAGTTGGAGGCTTGGATGTAGCTTATGCAGATTCTAATGAG GTTAGTCCCAAAGTTCCGGCTTCTGATTCTCTTCCAACTCCAAGCCACAATCCCCTTGAAGAAACAGCAAAAAAGGAGAGACGTAGATTAGAAAACCTGCTCAAGAGCAAAGGAGTGCAGTATGGTTCTTATCCTCGTTTTACTGTTGCTGTAAAGGGTCAAAAG GTCACTATCAAGTTCCAAGTTCCTCCAACCTGTGAAATTCCGCTACTAATTGCAAATCTTGTTTCACGACTTGGGGTAAAACTTGAAGATCCTAGTGCAGCATCAAATATGATGTTACGGGCATGGGACAG TGGGGTTGCCTGGCAACTGGCACTTAGCCGTCCTCAGAAGAAAAATGAAACTGCAGCGGAGCAGGCAGGAGGAAAGGATACAAATCCTTATGAGGGAGAATTATGCATTCTCATGTTTCGTCCACTCATTAGCGCCGACAAAGCT GAAATTGAGTTTATGAAGCCTGGGAGCTTTACTGATGAGGAACTTGACGCTTTGGTATCTGTGCTACAACTAGCAGGACAACAAAAAACAGTGGACTTGGGAGCAAGAGGGGATGCTGATCGAGTTCCTTCTGTAGATAAAACAGTTGCTACTCTAGAGTCTATGGGAGTAAAAATCTTTGGTATTAATGCGTCCAATAGTGGTAATCCAAAAGCTGATATTGCCTGGGATAATATTGCTGGATATAGTTTGCAGAAACG GGAAATTGAAGATACAATATTGCTAGCTTTGCAAAGTCCTGAAGTATATGATGATATTGCTCGTGGGACCCGGCGCAAATTTGAGACGAACAGGCCCCGAGCAGTCTTATTTGAAGGTCCACCAG GTACTGGAAAGACATCCTGTGCACGTGTTATAGCTAATCAAGCG GGTGTGCCATTGTTATATGTGccgttggaaattattatgtcaAAGTATTATGGTGAAAGTGAACGCCTGTTAGGGAAGGTGTTCTCACTTGCCAATGATCTCCCAAATGGTGCTATAGTGTTCCTTGATGAG GTTGATTCTTTTGCCACTGCTCGTGATGGCGAAACACATGAAGCAACACGCAGACTTTTGTCAGTGCTATTACGGCAG ATTGATGGATTCGAGCAGGAGAAGAAAGTAGTGGTAGTGGCTGCTACTAATAGAAAGCAAGACCTTGATCCTGCTTTAATTAG CCGATTTGATTCCATGATTAGATTTCCGCTACCTGATCAACAGACTCGTCAGGAAATAGCCGCACAGTATGCAAAGCATTTGACAGACTCTGAATTATCTGAATTTGCAAGAGCCACGGAAGG ATTGTCTGGGCGGGACATGAGGGATGTCTGTCAGCAAGCAGAGAGACATTGGGCATCAAAG ATCATTCGTGGTCAAGCTCCTAAAGATGAAGGTATTGGCGGTTCTCTTCCCCCTCTCCAAGACTACATTGATAGTGCTAGGAACCGGCAAAGAGCTCTGCTTGATATTGAAATTCAGAACCGAAGCATGAATCCTGCTGCAAAGAAGCCTCAGTTTGATTTTGTATAA
- the LOC104115608 gene encoding uncharacterized protein isoform X1 produces the protein MASIRRLARALHSHYRALASPSPILQLPPHNDFILELVFTGTFGCHRHTFYSRSLPSTAIPAILAGLLGVGGLDVAYADSNEVSPKVPASDSLPTPSHNPLEETAKKERRRLENLLKSKGVQYGSYPRFTVAVKGQKVTIKFQVPPTCEIPLLIANLVSRLGVKLEDPSAASNMMLRAWDSGVAWQLALSRPQKKNETAAEQAGGKDTNPYEGELCILMFRPLISADKAEIEFMKPGSFTDEELDALVSVLQLAGQQKTVDLGARGDADRVPSVDKTVATLESMGVKIFGINASNSGNPKADIAWDNIAGYSLQKREIEDTILLALQSPEVYDDIARGTRRKFETNRPRAVLFEGPPGTGKTSCARVIANQAGVPLLYVPLEIIMSKYYGESERLLGKVFSLANDLPNGAIVFLDEVDSFATARDGETHEATRRLLSVLLRQIDGFEQEKKVVVVAATNRKQDLDPALISRFDSMIRFPLPDQQTRQEIAAQYAKHLTDSELSEFARATEGLSGRDMRDVCQQAERHWASKIIRGQAPKDEGIGGSLPPLQDYIDSARNRQRALLDIEIQNRSMNPAAKKPQFDFV, from the exons ATGGCGTCAATAAGGCGTCTCGCGAGAGCTCTTCACTCTCATTACAGAGCCCTAGCTTCTCCTTCTCCTATCCTTCAACTCCCTCCGCACAATG attttatACTAGAATTAGTGTTTACAGGAACTTTTGGGTGTCATAGACATACATTTTATTCAAGATCGTTGCCTTCAACTGCTATTCCTGCCATTTTAGCTGGACTGCTTGGAGTTGGAGGCTTGGATGTAGCTTATGCAGATTCTAATGAG GTTAGTCCCAAAGTTCCGGCTTCTGATTCTCTTCCAACTCCAAGCCACAATCCCCTTGAAGAAACAGCAAAAAAGGAGAGACGTAGATTAGAAAACCTGCTCAAGAGCAAAGGAGTGCAGTATGGTTCTTATCCTCGTTTTACTGTTGCTGTAAAGGGTCAAAAG GTCACTATCAAGTTCCAAGTTCCTCCAACCTGTGAAATTCCGCTACTAATTGCAAATCTTGTTTCACGACTTGGGGTAAAACTTGAAGATCCTAGTGCAGCATCAAATATGATGTTACGGGCATGGGACAG TGGGGTTGCCTGGCAACTGGCACTTAGCCGTCCTCAGAAGAAAAATGAAACTGCAGCGGAGCAGGCAGGAGGAAAGGATACAAATCCTTATGAGGGAGAATTATGCATTCTCATGTTTCGTCCACTCATTAGCGCCGACAAAGCT GAAATTGAGTTTATGAAGCCTGGGAGCTTTACTGATGAGGAACTTGACGCTTTGGTATCTGTGCTACAACTAGCAGGACAACAAAAAACAGTGGACTTGGGAGCAAGAGGGGATGCTGATCGAGTTCCTTCTGTAGATAAAACAGTTGCTACTCTAGAGTCTATGGGAGTAAAAATCTTTGGTATTAATGCGTCCAATAGTGGTAATCCAAAAGCTGATATTGCCTGGGATAATATTGCTGGATATAGTTTGCAGAAACG GGAAATTGAAGATACAATATTGCTAGCTTTGCAAAGTCCTGAAGTATATGATGATATTGCTCGTGGGACCCGGCGCAAATTTGAGACGAACAGGCCCCGAGCAGTCTTATTTGAAGGTCCACCAG GTACTGGAAAGACATCCTGTGCACGTGTTATAGCTAATCAAGCG GGTGTGCCATTGTTATATGTGccgttggaaattattatgtcaAAGTATTATGGTGAAAGTGAACGCCTGTTAGGGAAGGTGTTCTCACTTGCCAATGATCTCCCAAATGGTGCTATAGTGTTCCTTGATGAG GTTGATTCTTTTGCCACTGCTCGTGATGGCGAAACACATGAAGCAACACGCAGACTTTTGTCAGTGCTATTACGGCAG ATTGATGGATTCGAGCAGGAGAAGAAAGTAGTGGTAGTGGCTGCTACTAATAGAAAGCAAGACCTTGATCCTGCTTTAATTAG CCGATTTGATTCCATGATTAGATTTCCGCTACCTGATCAACAGACTCGTCAGGAAATAGCCGCACAGTATGCAAAGCATTTGACAGACTCTGAATTATCTGAATTTGCAAGAGCCACGGAAGG ATTGTCTGGGCGGGACATGAGGGATGTCTGTCAGCAAGCAGAGAGACATTGGGCATCAAAG ATCATTCGTGGTCAAGCTCCTAAAGATGAAGGTATTGGCGGTTCTCTTCCCCCTCTCCAAGACTACATTGATAGTGCTAGGAACCGGCAAAGAGCTCTGCTTGATATTGAAATTCAGAACCGAAGCATGAATCCTGCTGCAAAGAAGCCTCAGTTTGATTTTGTATAA
- the LOC138905806 gene encoding uncharacterized protein: protein MKIISEGTITVPKTRKEYNDTDRKAIEKNFRAKKIVVGSIGLEEYNRISTCQSTKEIWEALQTAHEGTTQVKQSKIDMLTTEYELFKMKEDESIHDMHTRFTCIINELHSLETIILRNKLMKKKKDLERREPKKENILVLKAENSDSSGYDTNMAYLTQRFQKMKEHNKYNAEKAVKRNSVADRNFKRRNVADNVVKQALATWGDFSSESDGDDEQGDTSVMAIESKAREYDSIFVPMAKYDEDEVDDEDEVEEGAQTPVAGSLEQRVQVDQVLEVIPVQQVVLVLPEVRAAASAGSSSGSRDFDSLNGSDLICRSVVDDDVELWHRRLGRESFTLLNKLIKKDLVRGLPKSKFNDHKICDACVKVKQVSSSFKPKKEVSTSRPLDLLHTDLCGPMRMPNRGGKKYNFVIVNDYSRFTRTLFLRTKDETFPVFIAFVKQIQVKMSHNVVSIRSNHDTEFDNAKFDELCAENGISHNFSAPRTLPTKWYCGEEK from the exons ATGAAGATCATTAGCGAGGGAACAATTACAGTTCCAAAGACAAGGAAGGAATATAATGATACTGATCGGAAGGCCATCGAGAAAAACTTCAGGGCAAAGAAGATCGTTGTTGGTAGCATTGGGCTAGAGGAGTACAACCGCATCTCAACCTGTCAATCAACCAAGGAGATATGGGAGGCTCTTCAAACGGCACATGAGGGAACCACTCAAGTCAAACAGTCAAAAATTGACATGCTTACCACTGAATATGAACTCTTCAAGATGAAGGAGGATGAGTCTATTCATGACATGCATACTCGCTTTACTTGCATCATCAATGAGCTTCACTCCCTAGAAACAATTATCCTAAGGAACAAACTG atgaaaaagaagaaggatcTTGAACGAAGAGAACCCAAAAAGGAGAATATTCTGGTTCTCAAGGCAGAAAACAGTGACTCAAGTGGTTATGACACAAACATGGCCTATCTTACTCAGAGATTCCAGAAAATG AAGGAGCACAACAAATACAATGCGGAGAAGGCTGTTAAGAGGAACTCAGTCGCCGACAGGAATTTCAAGAGAAGAAATGTTGCTGATAATGTCGTGAAGCAAGCTCTGGCTACTTGGGGAGATTTCTCTAGTGAATCTGATGGTGATGATGAACAAGGAGATACCTCCGTGATGGCCATTGAAAGTAAAGCTAGAGAGTATGACTCCATATTTGTACCGATGGCAAAATATGATGAGGATGAAgtagatgatgaagatgag GTCGaggaaggagcacagactcctgtcgCTGGTTccctagagcagcgggtccaggttgaccaggtcctagaggtcataccagtgcagcAGGTTGTCCTAGTTCTacctgaggttagggcagcagcttctgcggggagcagctcaggctcgagag ACTTTGATTCTCTGAATGGTAGTGATCTTATATGCCGGAGTGTcgttgatgatgatgttgaactATGGCACAGAAGGTTGGGACGTGAAAGTTTTACTCTGTTGAACAAGCTAATCAAGAAGGACCTAGTTCGTGGGTTGCCAAAGTCAAAGTTCAATGATCATAAGATATGTGATGCATGTGTGAAAGTGAAGCAAGTCAGTTCCTCATTCAAGCCAAAGAAGGAAGTGAGCACCTCAAGGCCATTGGATCTTCTTCATACGGATCTATGTGGACCTATGAGGATGCCCAacagaggaggaaagaagtacaaCTTCGTTATTGTTAATGACTACTCCAGATTCACGCGGACCTTATTTCTCAGAACTAAGGATGAAACCTTTCCAGTCTTTATTGCTTTTGTGAAGCAGATTCAAGTAAAGATGAGCCATAACGTTGTGAGCATTAGATCTAATCACGACACCGAGTTTGACAATGCAAAATTTGATGAATTATGTGCTGAAAATGGTATAAGTCATAATTTTTCCGCTCCCAGAACACTCCCAACAAAATGGTAttgtggagaggaaaaatag